From the genome of Daphnia pulicaria isolate SC F1-1A chromosome 5, SC_F0-13Bv2, whole genome shotgun sequence:
TGGCGACGACAATTTGAACGGAATCTATGCGAgtcggaattttttaaaagattaaacTATGTTAACCGTCTAGTCCCACGtagcaaattttaaatttaaatagaaGCTCATgcgaggtaaaaaaaaatgagtggtACATGAGATTTTATTGCAAGTATCACTGTCAGGAAATTATCGCTCATTGTATTTGCGCACAGCACATTGAATGGCAGTTCAAAAGAAggatacgggaaaaaaaaattcccttgaATTGACCTTGATTCCGATTATGCGATACGTTATTTACATCtcgtaaggaaaaaaaacagatgcaGATTGAAAACATGATGTAGACGAGTGTGTCAAGTTGAAGTTGATTTTTCCTCTAGTAGGTAACGGCTGCGGGAGCAAAAATACTTTTGAAGAAACCTTTGATGGCAGGCCAGATCGCGAACAGAGCTAACAAGCCAAACGTACGCTCTTCTGCAGGAGTCTCCTCCTGAACTTGAGGAGAATTTAAACTAGCCGCCAAAATCTCCATGCTGAGAACAGCAACTAGGACAGCCATTGCCAAAATAGTTTTCATCATTTTGCCTGTTAAACAAATACAAATTAAgagtaaacttaaaaaaaaaatactgcaaTTGTGAATGACTTACCGAAATGTGTAAAAGGAGactgaagaaattgaaaacaaatgcgATTGAGGAGCGGAAAAGAGCGATCAAGTTCTTCCGTGGTCAAATGAATTCTGTGCATACAACTAGCAACACCTCACATTTTATACCTTGGCGAGTTTGTCCGGAAACCACAACAACTTTGAGAACTATATGTTTATTCGTCGATTCTTATAGGCTCAAACTTTCTCCTCAAACGGAGGCTGTTTGACCTATTttggtttatattttttatactACACTTAAACGGTACCTCGTTCCAAATAGTAGAGAATTCTGACCTGCTACCCCTCTGCTATACGGGACATACGGACAAGGTCTTCCGGGTCGATACACTTCCAGGTCGCCATACTTAATCGCCTACTTTCTCAAGGGAACAGTTAGGTTAACCATAAACCGTTAGAATCTCacagatttttaaaatcgaATAAGTCAAAACTACTTTTGTATTTCGTAAAATGAGATTgccattaattttgaattcatcTTTTATAGTAATTAATAAGAGGCTACGCTAATGATTCAAACCAACAACTAGTTTATAAAATAAGGTGaaatatttgattaatttGGATTAATTGATTAAATGACTGAGGACTAACCATACAAAACTggatgttaaaaaaatattacgttGTTCAACTTAAAATTTGTGTGACATTACCAAATCTGGCCGATTCTTTTTACGTCAGCGTCATGGTcgaggaaacaaacaaatgtttgTTTGCTGACTCCTTTTCGCAAAATATTTACAAGGTAAATtactgtaaattttttttcattcttttcaagTATTTATTACACAGTTGAAATGGTAATACAAAATTCAgggttttattaataaaaaaagaaagaaaactaagACATGGATAACTCGACAAAAGAGCGACTAACACGTTCAGCTGTTTGGAAGTAAGCGTGCAGTTTGCCTTTCATGTCATTCAGTaactaaaattcaaaacataaaaatgaattaacacTCAATAAATATaggtagaaaaaaacaaaacaaacaagcatTTACCGATTTATAGGTAGAATCATTGCAGTTGGCTTCCAATTCCATGATTAAACGATCGAAAACTGTGTAAGGCATCCATACAGGAGGTGCGTTGATCTGGAGCGGGTTGTTGTCGAATCCAAAGTACTCctttcctttgcccaacatcGCATCCATCAATTCTAGAGCTACCTATTAAAAGTCAGGAGAAGAATCCGTTAAatctattatttattaaaaataatttcaataaaaactaTAAATACCTGAGCTGCATCTTCTAAAAGCCCTGCCTGATGATAGATGCTGATGAGTTCTCCTGGATTCCTCAATTTGTAGCTGGCGGCCAACCAATAGGGCAAGGTGCAATCTAAACCGAGGATTTTTTTGGCAGCTGCACGATGACAGCGGGTTTGCTTGTCCCCTCCTTCTGCTTTTGGTAGGATCCTCTCTAATAACCGCCAGGCTTGCTCAGAAGCCTTGCCTACTCCAGACGATTGATTCAGAGACAACCAAATCCAGGCTTCATCCTCGTTGGCCCGTTCTCTCGATAGGGCCACGCAATTGGCGGCCAAGTGTTCCACGACCGGAGACGTATCTTAATTCACACAAGCAGAAAAACATGCTTAATGTACTTCTGACaaggtaaaaataattttaaaaatacctttgacGTCAAAGATCCTGGCAATGCGCAGTGCCGATTCGTAGCGGTTGCGTGAAGTCAAAAGCGCTACCACGTCCGAAGGAGAAAGAGATGTGATTGACTGTCCAAGATTGATACAAGCGTAGCTGAGTTCATATTCCTTTTCAATATCAGCATACTCGATGACGTCAACTGTATGTCTAAACGGTTCTGATGACCCATTACGATTCAACGTAGTTACTGGTTTAACCAACCAGGCTTCCTGTCTAGAGACTAGGCGCAGGGCGTTGAGACAAGCCAAAAGACATTTGACCATTTTGGCCGACTCTCCTTCACATCCATATCGAAGTGCCTTTAATGAAACAAATTATCAATAAAAGTGATCAAGGCTTAAAGTGGTTGATAGTACACATTACCTGTTCGTGCATCACAGCGGCAGCTTTGCGCATTTTACCCTGGCGGACGTGAAATGCATAGAGAAAGGAGTAATAAAGCGTCATAGATAGAACATCTGATGAGCGAGCCCTTCTCTCCacaattttttccaattctgATTCCAATCCGGCGTAAGGGAAAGTTAAAAGAATATCCATCTGTTTGCGTTCCAGCAAAATATTGACCAGACGTCCAAGAGTTTCAGGTCGCTGACTACTATCCGGATTATTTACGATGGCTTCGTATGCTTCCTATTAGAAGTGAATGGATATGTTAGGACGTgaaatcaaattcattaaattcgttTGATTTATTACCTGATAGTGGCCCAAGTTCAAATGAAGCTTGGCAACAATCGACCATATTGTAGGCAAAAGGGGGTCGTCCGTTTTACTACTGTTGAGGGCTACAAGAGCCACACGAAGAGCGGCACTGCATAGTCCCGCCTGCTCTAACAACTGGACACATATGAGGTGAAAGCGCATCACCGGATCAGCACGACTTCCAGCGTCACCACTTTCATTCGCACCCTTTGTGACAATCGAGTGAAGAAGTTGTTCTTTGATGATTCCTTCAGCAGCTTCAAGCATCCACCTACTGGCTTTATCTCCTTCACCGGTAGCCACAAGTGCGACAGCCATCAGAAATTTTCGAGAACACGTATTCCATTCACACCTGGGCGGaatttgcatttaaaaaaaatcaataaatgcaTCTAATATTGAAGTACAATATTTACAAACCAGTTCTGTTGCAGGCGGACGTATCCCTGTACGGCCAAGGGCTGGAAGCGCTCCATCAGAAATTCCATGAAAGTCATGTGATTTCCAATGGGCCAAAGCAGCTGGCCAATGGCTTTCATAAAGTGTGGGAAAACATCTAACCAAGAGGACGTCCATTCAGCAGCATCTTCTTCCTGCAGGACCATTTCTCGTACAGCTTGACCTCCAtccaatgataggaagagttCAACCAAGCTCTTGCACGGCAAAGTCGCTATGGAATTGTTTAATTagtattatttcaatttggaaaaatgggaaatttaTATGTTTTCAAACTTACCGTAAGACTCTTGAGATTTTTTGAATCCCAACAAAGCCATTGTGCGAATATTTTGTTCGGTGAGGGAATTGGAAACCGTTTGGGCCGGGAAGTGGCATAACCAAGATAAAGCATAGTAGGCGTGAGCCAGAGGGACGCTACGAGGGAGGAACTCGGAGCGAATGGTTTCTGCATCTTCGGGGCGCAGCTGAAGCTTCTTCTGTGTTAATATAAGCAACTGCTGTACTATCAGTACATCTCGACACAATTCCAACCTGCAAAAGTAAcatcattttaattaaaaaaattaatgaaacatTTTCGGAATTACTACCTTAAATCAGCCATCTGTCGGGATGATTCGGCTAATGCTCCCAAACCAAGACTTCCATTGAAAAGCAAACGAAAGGAACTTTTATTATTGAAGGAAATTTCGCCAAATTTGGGATCGCCTCCATTCATGCCGACGCTGAGCTGTTGGAGAAGAACAGACAAGGCCAGGCAAATGTCAACAGAAGACAAAGCCATTTGGACAGCGTTGagcaaattaattgattcGTTCTCCAGCAGTTCATCAGCAATATCCCTGGCAATTTGATCTGCACTTTCCAACTGAAACATTGATTGATCAAAGCGCTTTATCTGCTCCGTTGACAAACTATCGCTGACCACAAACAGAATCTGTAAAAGACAAAATTCGTCAAAATCTATGAacacaataaataaaagaaatgttacCTCGAGCAGAGCAGTAAGGCCAGAAGTCGATTGCTGACCCCCGAAAAGCGAAGCAattccacttgaaaatggcTGCATATCCCAACGACGGCCTCGTTGCAAAACCAAACTCTCAACCAAATCCAACGGGCGCAAAAATGAAACCATTCCTCGTTTAAGTAGAGCGTGGAAGCCAGTTTCGTCATCAATGAGTAAACCAACAGGAATTGGCCGCTTCAAATGGTACTGAACAGCATAGGCGTAAAATTGGGCCCAGTATTTCGCCGAAAGTTGAAGATAAAGTTCTTCTGTCACATCATCTGCATCGGAAATCTGCTCTTTCAGTTCAACCTCGATAGCCATTATGATGTCTTCTTTTATATCTCCAGGTCTCCTCCTACTTGTCGATGCCGAACGATCAAAAGCTTGCAGAGCCTTACTCAATGTTGAAATCGAGAATACGCCCGGTTTGAAAAGTGCCTGCATGTAAGCTTGTTTAGGATCAACGACGGTATCGTCGTACTCAATTTCCGAATCGACGCCAGGTTCCAACGCAACCTGTTGCCACTCTAGCAGGGTCGTTTCGGCGAATTCCAACAAATATTCACCCCGCGAAGTGCTCCATAGTGCATAAAGATGATTTGAAGTCAGGCTGAAGTCGATTAAACGACTATGTTGTGCAGTAATGGATGACTGGAAATTGAGCTTGAGTGTAGGGCCCGTTTGTAGATCAATGAGAAGAAAAGATCTATTCTTGCCAAAAGAGGAGAAGACGACCAGTTTGAAGTCGACGCCGTCAGGACACCACCGGATTCTGTGAAGAGAGCCAAGCTGTTTGACTGATTTGTCTCCGAAGAATTCAACCAAATCGAACTCCAAACGACACTCCTGTGTTGCTGCTGACCAAATTCGCAATTTCAAGCCTTTGCTGACGGCCAGCACAAGGACGTCTTCATTTGTCGGCAATAAACAAATGCTTGCTGTAGTatcttcgttttcctgtgaTGAGCTTCCTCTTAACACAGTAGGCAGGTAACCAGAAAGTAAACGTGATAAATTTGAGGAAGGCTGCAAATTATATGTGGTAACTGCCGAAGGAGATTGACCCATACGAATGAGAGAAATCGACGAAGTGTTTGCCAAAGCAAACAATGCTTCTTTACTCTTTCCAGAAAAGTAAGATGCAGCAGTGCTGGGGAGTGAAAAATTGGTGGCGGTGCTGTTGATGACCTGGTGGCTCAATGATTCCCTCAACCAGGGAAGGGATGCTTCAGTAAAGATGGATGGTACAGAAATGTTGGTCCCCATTGAGTTGAATGCTGTAGGATCATTGTGTTTTGTTGGATGTGGTAGAACCAAACGATGAACTGAAGATATGGTGGAGACAAGAATAACcacattattttttgtttcatgaaTGGATGTCCCCTCTAATATTGGAAGGCCTTGAAATCTGATGCGAAGACAGTTGCCGTGTAAGTTCAGGTCTAAACTGTGTTCTACTAGCTCCAGGACATCATTGGAAATTTGcctgtccaaaacaaataataatgaatgagTCTGACTTACAGCAGCATTTAAATCATGTAAACGATATCTGTACCAGCATATGAAACGGTTCCGAGTGACAGTTGAATTGGAATCAGTGAAACAGTATCCTCCTGCTGTGCAACCTTCAGGTAGTTTAATATCTTGGAGTGTCAAATGTGTTCCACCTGGTTAAAACAGAA
Proteins encoded in this window:
- the LOC124340630 gene encoding nuclear pore complex protein Nup160-like — protein: MSNCLKVNLSGFSLLGLREVIPDQTGIEQWKELLLNTGGTHLTLQDIKLPEGCTAGGYCFTDSNSTVTRNRFICWQISNDVLELVEHSLDLNLHGNCLRIRFQGLPILEGTSIHETKNNVVILVSTISSVHRLVLPHPTKHNDPTAFNSMGTNISVPSIFTEASLPWLRESLSHQVINSTATNFSLPSTAASYFSGKSKEALFALANTSSISLIRMGQSPSAVTTYNLQPSSNLSRLLSGYLPTVLRGSSSQENEDTTASICLLPTNEDVLVLAVSKGLKLRIWSAATQECRLEFDLVEFFGDKSVKQLGSLHRIRWCPDGVDFKLVVFSSFGKNRSFLLIDLQTGPTLKLNFQSSITAQHSRLIDFSLTSNHLYALWSTSRGEYLLEFAETTLLEWQQVALEPGVDSEIEYDDTVVDPKQAYMQALFKPGVFSISTLSKALQAFDRSASTSRRRPGDIKEDIIMAIEVELKEQISDADDVTEELYLQLSAKYWAQFYAYAVQYHLKRPIPVGLLIDDETGFHALLKRGMVSFLRPLDLVESLVLQRGRRWDMQPFSSGIASLFGGQQSTSGLTALLEILFVVSDSLSTEQIKRFDQSMFQLESADQIARDIADELLENESINLLNAVQMALSSVDICLALSVLLQQLSVGMNGGDPKFGEISFNNKSSFRLLFNGSLGLGALAESSRQMADLRLELCRDVLIVQQLLILTQKKLQLRPEDAETIRSEFLPRSVPLAHAYYALSWLCHFPAQTVSNSLTEQNIRTMALLGFKKSQESYATLPCKSLVELFLSLDGGQAVREMVLQEEDAAEWTSSWLDVFPHFMKAIGQLLWPIGNHMTFMEFLMERFQPLAVQGYVRLQQNWCEWNTCSRKFLMAVALVATGEGDKASRWMLEAAEGIIKEQLLHSIVTKGANESGDAGSRADPVMRFHLICVQLLEQAGLCSAALRVALVALNSSKTDDPLLPTIWSIVAKLHLNLGHYQEAYEAIVNNPDSSQRPETLGRLVNILLERKQMDILLTFPYAGLESELEKIVERRARSSDVLSMTLYYSFLYAFHVRQGKMRKAAAVMHEQALRYGCEGESAKMVKCLLACLNALRLVSRQEAWLVKPVTTLNRNGSSEPFRHTVDVIEYADIEKEYELSYACINLGQSITSLSPSDVVALLTSRNRYESALRIARIFDVKDTSPVVEHLAANCVALSRERANEDEAWIWLSLNQSSGVGKASEQAWRLLERILPKAEGGDKQTRCHRAAAKKILGLDCTLPYWLAASYKLRNPGELISIYHQAGLLEDAAQVALELMDAMLGKGKEYFGFDNNPLQINAPPVWMPYTVFDRLIMELEANCNDSTYKSLLNDMKGKLHAYFQTAERVSRSFVELSMS